One Sulfurimonas sp. HSL-3221 genomic window, TATCGCGCTGACGATGGGTGCCTACGGCATCCTCGCCCTCCTGCTGACCCCGGTGCTCATGGCGCAGTTTTCACAATGGCGCGAACACAAGCGGGCCATGGGCATGATCCTGCTTTTCGGCGGGGGTGCGAATCTTGCGTTTACCTATGCCCTGATCAACGGCGAGGTGATCCGTGTGATGGTACTTTTCTACCTGCTGCCCGTCTGGGGCGTGCTCGGCGGGAAGTTCTTCCTGCGCGAAGGCGTCGACCTCTGGCGCTGGCTCGGTGCCGCCCTGGCGGTCACGGGTGCCTTCGTCATTCTCGGCGGGTTCGACGCCCTCGGCGGCGCACCGTCATGGATCGACCTGATCGCGCTGCTCTCGGGCCTGCTCTTTGCGATGAATAACCTTGTCTTCCGCGCGGCGGCAGCGGTCCCGGTCGCTTCGAAGATCACGGTGATGTTCTACGGCTGCCTGATCCTGGCCGGCGCGCTGCTCGGCCTGGGCGTAGAACAGCTCCCCTATGACCTGGCTCCCGAAGCGTGGCTTGCCCTTGCGGCATACGCGGTGCTGTGGCTGCTGTTGGCCAATATCGGTTCACAGTGGGGCGTGACGCATATGGAAGCGGGGCGCTCCTCCATCATTATTATCATGGAGCTGATCACCGCCGTCATCTCCGCAACGCTGATCGCGGGAGAGCGGATGGACGCCATGGAAATGATCGGCGGCGTGCTGATACTCGCGGCGGCGCTGATCGAAGCGCTGCGTACCAAAGAAGACGATCTCCCCGAGACGACGATATAAAAAGGATATAGATTATGACGATATCACAACTTTTGAACGATTATAAAAACGGGACAACAACCCCGCGCGACGTCATGGCGCAGATCCGTGCACGGATCGAGGCGAATGCGGAAAACCCTATCTTTATCCATGCGCTGAACGAGGCGGAGATTGAGCCCTATCTTGAACGTCTCGAAGGGATGGACCCCGATGCCCTGCCGCTCTACGGCATCCCTTTCGCGATCAAGGACAATATCGACCTCGCCGGCATCCCGACGACGGCCGCTTGTCCGGCATTCAGTTACGTCCCGGAAGCCTCGGCCTTCGTCGTCGCTCAGCTGATCGAAGCGGGGGCGATTCCCGTCGGCAAGACGAACCTCGACCAGTTCGCGACGGGGCTCGTCGGGACGCGTTCGCCCTACGGCGCCTGCCGCAACAGCATCGACCCCGCTTACATCTCCGGCGGTTCCAGTTCGGGGAGCGCCATCAGCGTCGCTCTGGAGATGGCGGCCTTCTCCCTGGGGACCGACACGGCGGGATCGGGTCGCGTCCCGGCGGCCTTTAACAACCTTGTGGGCGTCAAGCCCTCCAAGGGGGTGCTGAGCACCTCCGGTGTCGTACCGGCGTGCCGAAGCCTTGACTGCGTTTCCATCTTTGCCGTCAACACCGAGGACGCCAAAGCGGTCTTTGACATCGCATGCGCCTTTGACGCCGCGGACCCCTATAGCCGCAAGATGCCGCAGTCAGCGGGTGCAGCGGAAAAAACGATGCGCTTTGCCGTGCCGCTCCCTTCCCAGCTGAAGTTCTTTGGAGACAGCGAGGCGGAGGCGCTCTTCAACGCGGCGGTAGCCCGCTTCGAATCCATGGGGTATACGGCGGTCGAAACGGATTTCTCGCCGATGCTCGACGCGGCGAACCTGCTCTATTCGGGCCCCTGGGTCGCCGAGCGTTATATCGCGACGAAACAGATTATGGACGAAACGCCTGAGCAGGTACTGGACGTGACGCGTTCTATCATTGAGCAGGGACGTGACAAGAGCGCGGAGGAGTACTTCAATGCCGAATACCGTCTCAAAGCCTACAAGCGCCACTCCGAAGAGATACTCGAGGGGACGGATTTCGCCCTGACCCCGACGACGGGGACCATCTACACCATCGAGGCGATCAACGCCGACCCGGTGCAGCTGAATACGAACCTCGGCTACTACACCAATTTTATGAACCTGCTTGACTTCGCCGCCTACGCGGTACCGGCCGGGTTCCGCCCCAACGGGCTCCCCTTCGGCGTCACGCTCTTCGGCGACGCCTTTGACGACCGCCGTCTGATGGACGTCGGCGAAGCTTTTGTTGCGGAGGCGCCCCGTGGCTGAGACGATCGAGATCGCCGTCTGCGGCGCGCACATGCGCGGTCTGCCGCTCAACCACCAGTTGACGGAGCTGGACGCAACCTTTGTGGCGGCGACAAGCACGGCAAAAGGGTACCGCCTCTTTGATGTGCCGGAGAAAGTACCGCCGCGTCCGGGGATGGTCCGCGACAGTGATGCGCAGAGCAGCGTCACCCTTGAGGTGTGGTCGATGCCGCTGGAGCATTTCGGCGCGTTTATGGTCCAGATCGCGTCGCCGCTCTGTATCGGCACCGTGCAGCTCGAAGACGGCAGCGCCGTTTACGGCTTCTTGTGCGAGGCCGATGCGCTCAAGGGTGCCGAAGAGATCACTGCCTTCGGCGGCTGGCGGGAGTACCTCGCCTCAAAGCCGCGCTGAGCGTCTTTTCAGCAGAAAATAAAACCAACTTTTTGGAGGTGGAAAATATGCGATGAATAGAATTTGTCCTATATATGATTAAAAAATAAACAATACGGCGGTTTAAAAATGTTAGACCGTTGGTAAAGTACTAAAGACATAAAGCAAGTCTATCTACCGATAAGGAAACATAATGAAAATGACAAAAATGAGTTTGATGGCGGCACTGCTCCTGGGAAGCAGCGCTTTTGCATTTGAAAATACAGAAGTCGGCGGTGACGCCCGTTTCTTCTACTCTACATTTGACGGTCACGGTGCCGACCTTTTCGGCAAAGCGAGCAGCACGGCCGATTTCGGTGCACGCCTGAGCATTACAACGGATATCGATGAGATCCTCTCCGCCGGTGTGACAGGTTACGCTGTCAGTACGCTTGGCCTTGACAAAGAGATTGCCAATAACGTATGGTCTGGTGCGCATCTTGACACTGCGACAGGTGACTTCTATACGACGACCGGTTGGATCGGCGAGGCATGGCTCTCCGCAAAACTGGGTAACACCGTTGTCAAAGGTGGCCGTATGGAACTCGACACGCCGCTGCTCTTTACGGAAACGTGGGGCATTACAGCAAACAACTTTGAAGCGGCGACGGTTACCAATACGGATATCCCGGGTACAACGCTTGTCGGTGCATGGGTTGCAACCGGAAATGGCTACTCCCAGTTCCTGCTGACAGACACGAAGGGTAACTTCTCTACCATCGGCGACCAGGGTGCGATCGCTGTCGGTGCCATCAACAACTCTTTCGAACCGCTGACGGCACAGGCGTGGTACTATGAACTGCCGGATACGGCGACGGCCTACTGGCTCGAAGCAGACCTCGCCATCGCAGGTGTAGTCGCTGGGCTCCAGTACACGGACATCAACCCTAACGAACTCATCTCTGCAGCGGACGACTCCACGGCGTTTGCGGCAAAACTGGGTTACGAAGGGATTGAGAACCTTGGTATCTACGCTTCCTACTCCACAACGGATAAGGACGGTGATCAGTACATCGGTAATATCGCAACCACACCGGGCGAAGGCTGGGGTATGCAGTCCAAGCTCTACACTGAAGCATGGTGGAACTTCGGTTATGTCGGCCTGCCGGGTACGGATGCCTACAACGTCACGGCGACCTACAGCATTCCCGAAATGGCTGACCTCGGACTCTTCTACACCAACATCGACACAGATGGTGGCTTTGGTCCGGCTTATTTCAAAAACACGGTGAGCGAAGTAACCTTTACGGCTGCCAAATCATTCGGCAAGCTTGATGCGCTGTTCGCATACATCTATGCGGATGACGACGCCATTAACAACGGCGACGCTTACAACACGCTGCAACTCTACCTCGTCTACAACTTCTAATCGAAGCCGTAGATGCGCGCCGGCGCGCGGCACACTACCTTTTGTCCGGGAGCCTTCATTCTCCTCTCCCGGGCGCCTTTTCACACCCCTTTTTCAAGACCATAGAAACATCGCCGAAGAGACGCCGAGGATCTCCGCCTCGAAAACGCTGTCGCAGGCACGCCCCGTCGCACCGTAGCAGACATGCAGCGGCAGCAGGTGTTCCGCTCTGGGGTGGCAGTACCTGGCGTAGGGGGCATGCTCCCAGTTGATCAGCCGTTCGCTGCGTTCGCTTTCGATCAATGCTTTGTCCGAACAGGTCTTGATGAGCCAGTGCTTGAAGGCGTCGTTTTTATCCGTACGCTCTCGGGAGGGTGTAAAGAAGGCTTTCATATTGTGAAAAGAGAAGCCCGAGCCGACCACGAGGATGTTGTCGTGCGACAGCGATGCCAGCGCCTCGCCCATGCGCAGATGCGCGACCGGGTCCAGGCCCTTGACGAGCGAGAGCTGTATGCAGGGGATGTCCGCATCGGGATACATGATCTTGAGGGGGACGAACAGCCCGTGGTCGAAGCCGCGGTCGTCGTCCAGGATCGATTCGATCCCGTGTTGTTGGAGGCTCCAGTGCAGCTCATCCGCCAGGGCCGGCATCCCGAGGGCGGGGTAGGTGATGTCATAGGCTGCGTCGGGGAAGCCGTAGTAGTCGTAGATGAGTTCCGGTGTGCTGCCGTGGGTGATCGTCGGGGTGATCGTTTCCCAATGGGCGCTGACGACAATGATGGCCGAGGGTTTAGTGATCATCGAGGCGATCCGCTGCAGGGTGATGACCATTTCGTCGTGGCCCCTGTCTCCCAGCAGCGGCATCGGGCCGCCGCCGTGGGAGAGGTAGAGGACACGCATATGCTTGGAGTCTTTCAGGGCCATTTTGCGCTCCTTTTCATCCCGTTCGGTGATGCTGTTGGTGATTTCATTATAACGCGGAGGAGGGTGCGCCAGTTTAATCGGGCGGACTAGCGCGGAGCGTTCAGTCGCCGTTTAACACCTCAGGCGCATAATGAAGCATTATCGTGCAAAAAGGAGAGTGACGCATACACCGTATCGGAATGCGCGGCAGAAACAGGCAGCCGCAAGGAGGCCGCATGAAACGCATTGTGAATCAGTTCCGGCAGCACCGGCATGCGATCGAAATGTTTTTGCGCAACAGGGTAGAGGATGACCGGTTCAATTTTGAGGACGAAGCCGGGATACGCACTGCCTTCAGCCATCTGCCTTTTCTGCAGATGATCTACCTGATCGGACCCGACCTCAAACAGACGAGCCCGAACTACTATCGGCGGGGCAGGGATGTGACACGCGTCGGCACGGATAAAAGCCACTACTTTACCAATATCAATCTGGAAAATTTCAGTACCTACATGACCAGCCCCTATATCCACCACATTACCGGTGATTCCAGCGTGACGCTCGTGACATCGGACGGGGAGGGGGGCTTCGTCGTATTCGACTTCAATCTGCTCAAGCTGCTCGAAGCATTGCGCCTGATCGAGCACAACTCCCGGTTCGAACGTTTCAAGCTGATCGTATATGCCCTGGGCGGTTCCACCCTTGTCGCCGTCTCGCTTTTTCTGATCCTCTACGGCGCGTACACGTTCGCCTACGTCTACTTCCACACCGCCGACGCCATGCTGCACGAGGTCTTCAAGGCGATCATCGCCATCACCCTGGGGATGGCGATTTTCGACCTGGCCAAAACGATCCTGGAGAACGAGGTGATGTACAAAAACGCCGGCCGGCAACGGGAGGGGCAGTATGCGCTGCTGGGCAAGTTCCTCGTATCCATCATCATCGCCCTCTCCATCGAGTCGCTGATGGTCGTCTTCAAGATTACGCTGGGAGACTATACGGGGATGGGGTACGGATTTCTGCTGCTGCTGGGTGTGACGCTGATGATCGTCGGGCTCGGGTGGTTTGACTACCTGACGACGCGCAGAGTATTGGACGAGGAGAAGTAGAAGCTTACCCCTCGCGTTTGCGGTAGAACTCGGCTTTGAAATCGCTCCAGCGCCCTTCGAGGATCGCTTCGCGCGCTTCGCGCATCAGATTCAGGTAGTAGTGAAGGTTGTGGATGGAGGCAAGGCGGAAGTAGGTGAGCTCCTTCGCACGGTAGAGGTGGTTGAGATAGGCGCGGCTGTAGCGGCGGCAGGTGTAGCAGTCGCACGCGTCGTCGACGGGCGCTTCGTCGTATTTGTACCGGGCGGCCTTGATGTTGATCTTGCCGAAGCTGGTAAAGAGCGTCGCATTGCGGGCGTTGCGCGTCGGCATGACGCAGTCGAACATGTCGACGCCGCGGTCGATGTTCTCGATCAGGTCCTCCGGCGTCCCGACGCCCATCAGGTAACGGGGCTTGTCCGTGGGCATGTACTGGAGAGTATGCGCGACGGTGTCGTACATGTCCGCGTTGCTCTCGCCCACGGAGAGGCCGCCGATGGCGAAACCGTCATAATCGAGGGCGCAAAGTTCCGTCGCGGATTTGGCGCGGAATTCCTTGTCGATGCCGCCCTGGATGATGGCGAAGATGTTCTGGTCGACACCGATACCCTCTTGCTGTTTCCGACGGTGGTAGTTGATGGACTGCTCGGCCCACTGGGTCGTGCGGTCGATGGAGAGGGCGATGCGTTCGCGTGTGGCGGGCAGAGCGACGAGGTCGTCCAGGATCATCATGATGTCGCTGCCGAGGTTGTACTGGATGTCGAGCACCTTTTCGGGGGTAAAGTAGTGCTTGGAACCGTCGATGTGGCTGCGGAACTCGATGCCGTTCGCGTCGGCCTTTGAGATGTCGCTGAGGCTGAAGGCCTGGAAACCGCCGCTGTCGGTGAGGAAGCTGTTGGGGTAGGTCGTGAATTTATGCAGACCACCGAGTTTCGCGACGCTGTCGTCGCCCGGGCGCAGGTACATATGATAGGTATTGGCGAGGATGATCTTGGCGCCTAAAAGTTCGGCCATATCCTGCATGTCGAGGGATTTGACGCTGCCGACGGTTCCCACGGGCATGAAGACCGGGGTCTGGATGGTGGAGTGGGCCGTCTCAATGGTGGCGGCCCGGGCGTTTCCGCTGGTCGCTTCGAGGGTAAATGTCATGGGCTTCTCTATGGCAATTTAAGTGCGGAATTGTAACGCAAACCCCCTAAACACGCAGTTATGCTACAATGTCTCCCGATAATAGACAGGCCGCGCCACGCTCATCCCGGCGCCGGGCCTCCACTGCAGACGAAAGAAGGTATTCGCACCGCTGCGGGCACACTTGCCCGTGTCGCGACATTGGACCATGAAAAAAATTCTCATCATCACGGATTGCACGATCGGCGAGCATCTCGTCGAGCGTGCCATCGAAGCCTACTCCAAAGACAATCTTTACTACGTCATCCAGATGAAGGAGCGCAGTTACGAGAATGCCGGTCCGGACCGCTTCAAATTCTTTACCTTCGACCCGACGAGCCGTTACAAGCTCAGCAACGTCCTGAAGATGGATTTCGTGCAGATAATGCTGGTGATGAGCAGCCGCGCGGACGCCGTGAATACCCTCGAGAACATCCGGGCTGACAAGCCCTCCGTCCGTGTCATCATGCTGGACCAGTGGGATCTGAAAATCGACGACCCGAACACGCTCACCATCGACGTCAACGACCAGCTCTCCGCCCGCCTCATCGACTACCTCCCCAACGTCCCCGTGATCGCCCAGAACGTCGGGCTCGGCGAAGGGGAGGTGATGGAGGTGCTGGTCCCCTTCGGCAGCGCCTATGTCTACCGCCATGTCGGGGCGATCGAGCAGTCGCAGTGGCGCATTGCCGGCATCTACCGGGATCAGCGGCTGATCCTGCCGACGGAACGCACCCTGATCCACCCCAACGACCTGCTGCTCCTTGTCGGCGAACCGGACGTCCTCATCTCCATCTACCGCTCTTTCAAGCGGGAACTGGGGCATTTCCCCGCTCCCTACGGCAGCTCCATCTACCTCTTTTTCGACATGGATGTGGACCGCGCGGAGGATATCGTCCCGATGCTGCGCAAAACCCTTTACGTGCAGGAGCGTCTCCGCCGCAAGCTCTATATCCGTATCACAAACCCCGGCGACCTGGACGTGTTGCGCGAAATCAAAGCCATGCGTTCTTCGGAAGTCGAGGTGATAATCGACTATGACCGCAGAGGCGAGGCCTACCTGCTCAGCAACGACAAACGCCATGTCCACGCGGGATTTATTATCGTTTCGCGGAAGCTTTTCGGGATCGACGCCGTGCGCAAAGTGCTCTATGACCTCAAGGTCCCGGTGCTGAAAATGGCCTCAGGACAGATGCACAACGTCAAGCGCGCGGTCATGCTACTCTCCGAGTCCGAGGACGTCGAGAAGATCACCACCACGATGTTTGATATGGCGTCGCAGATGGAGTGGATGATCGAGCTGCTGGAGTACCAGCAGGATGACAACACCTTCAAAGAGCAGGTGGAGCAGTACTACCAGAACCTCTCCGCGATCTTCTCACAGTCCGTCACCATCCGCAAAAGTACGGACAACCCGCTGCGCATGCTCAAAAAAGAGGAGCGTTTCGTGCAGTGCATCCCCTTTTCCGAGACCGTCATGCAGCGGCCTGTCCTGACGCTTTTCTCCACGGATCTGCAGGGACTCTCCTTCCACCTGGACCATTTTCACCAGCTTTTCATCCCGGTCCTCTAGGAAGCGCGCCTCTGCAAGATGGCTATAAGTCCCATTTAAGTATTATAAGTCACTAATTTTTTTCCGGATAGAGAATGACCGTAGACATCGATCTCAAAAAGACTGTTGACACCTCGTACAAGATCTATATTGACGCGCTCCCGGCGCTGACCTTTGATAAAAAAGTTGCCGTCGTTACGAACCCGACGGTCTCCGGGCTGCACCTGGACTACCTGCTCGAGCGCCTTGACGCGCCGGCGGTGGAAGTGATTACCCTTCCCGACGGTGAGCAGTACAAGAACTGGGAGAGCATCGAGACGGTGCTCGGCGCGCTTTTCGAGGCGCGTTTTAACCGCAGTTCGCTCCTCATCGCCTTCGGCGGCGGCGTCATCGGCGACATGACAGGGTTTGCCGCGAGCATCTTCCAGCGCGGGATCGACTTTATCCAGATCCCGACGACGCTGCTCTCGCAGGTCGATGCCAGCGTCGGCGGCAAGACCGGGATCAACAACCGCTACGGCAAAAATCTCGTCGGCGCCTTCCACCAGCCCATCACCGTTTATGCCGACCCCCACTTCCTCGCAACGCTTCCCCCGCGCGAATTCGCCGCTGGAGTCGCGGAGATCGTCAAGATGGCCGTCACTTTCGATGCCGATTTCTTCGCATGGCTTGAGACGGCAGACCTCTCAAAACCCGATGTGCTTGCCGAAGCGGTGGCGCGTTCGGTCAAAACCAAAGCGGCCGTGGTCGCCCAGGACGAGAAGGAGCGTGGGCTGCGCGCGGCGCTGAACTACGGGCACACCTTCGGCCATGTCATCGAGAACGAGACGAACTACACGACCTACCTGCACGGGGAGACGGTCGCCATCGGGATGGTGATGGCCAACCGCCTTGCCGTCGCGCTGGGGCTGATGGACGCGGCGGAGGCTGAGCGGGTCGAGCAACTGCTACAGCGCTACGGCCTGCCGGTCCGCTACGCCATCGCCGACGTCGATGCCTTCTACGAAGCCTTCTTCCTCGATAAAAAGAGCGGCGACAACTCGATCACCTTTATTCTGCCGCATCATCTCGGCGGCGTCGAGATGCGCAGCGATATCCCCCGCGAGGCGGTCATGGACGTGCTGCGCGGTTTCGCGGAGGCTGCACAATGATCGGACGTCTCGCCGGAAGCCTGCTCTGTACGGCGGCGCTGCTCTTTACCGGGCCGCTGGCCGTTACAGCCGCAGGCGCCGAAACGCCCGCATCGGCGGGAATCACGTTGCAAAAGCCGCTCTCCTGGAGCAGCGTCGTTGACACCTATGCGCATCGTCATATC contains:
- a CDS encoding DODA-type extradiol aromatic ring-opening family dioxygenase, giving the protein MALKDSKHMRVLYLSHGGGPMPLLGDRGHDEMVITLQRIASMITKPSAIIVVSAHWETITPTITHGSTPELIYDYYGFPDAAYDITYPALGMPALADELHWSLQQHGIESILDDDRGFDHGLFVPLKIMYPDADIPCIQLSLVKGLDPVAHLRMGEALASLSHDNILVVGSGFSFHNMKAFFTPSRERTDKNDAFKHWLIKTCSDKALIESERSERLINWEHAPYARYCHPRAEHLLPLHVCYGATGRACDSVFEAEILGVSSAMFLWS
- the tgt gene encoding tRNA guanosine(34) transglycosylase Tgt, with amino-acid sequence MTFTLEATSGNARAATIETAHSTIQTPVFMPVGTVGSVKSLDMQDMAELLGAKIILANTYHMYLRPGDDSVAKLGGLHKFTTYPNSFLTDSGGFQAFSLSDISKADANGIEFRSHIDGSKHYFTPEKVLDIQYNLGSDIMMILDDLVALPATRERIALSIDRTTQWAEQSINYHRRKQQEGIGVDQNIFAIIQGGIDKEFRAKSATELCALDYDGFAIGGLSVGESNADMYDTVAHTLQYMPTDKPRYLMGVGTPEDLIENIDRGVDMFDCVMPTRNARNATLFTSFGKINIKAARYKYDEAPVDDACDCYTCRRYSRAYLNHLYRAKELTYFRLASIHNLHYYLNLMREAREAILEGRWSDFKAEFYRKREG
- the atzF gene encoding allophanate hydrolase, yielding MTISQLLNDYKNGTTTPRDVMAQIRARIEANAENPIFIHALNEAEIEPYLERLEGMDPDALPLYGIPFAIKDNIDLAGIPTTAACPAFSYVPEASAFVVAQLIEAGAIPVGKTNLDQFATGLVGTRSPYGACRNSIDPAYISGGSSSGSAISVALEMAAFSLGTDTAGSGRVPAAFNNLVGVKPSKGVLSTSGVVPACRSLDCVSIFAVNTEDAKAVFDIACAFDAADPYSRKMPQSAGAAEKTMRFAVPLPSQLKFFGDSEAEALFNAAVARFESMGYTAVETDFSPMLDAANLLYSGPWVAERYIATKQIMDETPEQVLDVTRSIIEQGRDKSAEEYFNAEYRLKAYKRHSEEILEGTDFALTPTTGTIYTIEAINADPVQLNTNLGYYTNFMNLLDFAAYAVPAGFRPNGLPFGVTLFGDAFDDRRLMDVGEAFVAEAPRG
- a CDS encoding COG3400 family protein, encoding MKKILIITDCTIGEHLVERAIEAYSKDNLYYVIQMKERSYENAGPDRFKFFTFDPTSRYKLSNVLKMDFVQIMLVMSSRADAVNTLENIRADKPSVRVIMLDQWDLKIDDPNTLTIDVNDQLSARLIDYLPNVPVIAQNVGLGEGEVMEVLVPFGSAYVYRHVGAIEQSQWRIAGIYRDQRLILPTERTLIHPNDLLLLVGEPDVLISIYRSFKRELGHFPAPYGSSIYLFFDMDVDRAEDIVPMLRKTLYVQERLRRKLYIRITNPGDLDVLREIKAMRSSEVEVIIDYDRRGEAYLLSNDKRHVHAGFIIVSRKLFGIDAVRKVLYDLKVPVLKMASGQMHNVKRAVMLLSESEDVEKITTTMFDMASQMEWMIELLEYQQDDNTFKEQVEQYYQNLSAIFSQSVTIRKSTDNPLRMLKKEERFVQCIPFSETVMQRPVLTLFSTDLQGLSFHLDHFHQLFIPVL
- the aroB gene encoding 3-dehydroquinate synthase: MTVDIDLKKTVDTSYKIYIDALPALTFDKKVAVVTNPTVSGLHLDYLLERLDAPAVEVITLPDGEQYKNWESIETVLGALFEARFNRSSLLIAFGGGVIGDMTGFAASIFQRGIDFIQIPTTLLSQVDASVGGKTGINNRYGKNLVGAFHQPITVYADPHFLATLPPREFAAGVAEIVKMAVTFDADFFAWLETADLSKPDVLAEAVARSVKTKAAVVAQDEKERGLRAALNYGHTFGHVIENETNYTTYLHGETVAIGMVMANRLAVALGLMDAAEAERVEQLLQRYGLPVRYAIADVDAFYEAFFLDKKSGDNSITFILPHHLGGVEMRSDIPREAVMDVLRGFAEAAQ
- a CDS encoding allophanate hydrolase-related protein; protein product: MAETIEIAVCGAHMRGLPLNHQLTELDATFVAATSTAKGYRLFDVPEKVPPRPGMVRDSDAQSSVTLEVWSMPLEHFGAFMVQIASPLCIGTVQLEDGSAVYGFLCEADALKGAEEITAFGGWREYLASKPR
- a CDS encoding DMT family transporter, with the translated sequence MRSHLPVVVLLGASVLWGLTWLPLKQINGMGIDGIALTMGAYGILALLLTPVLMAQFSQWREHKRAMGMILLFGGGANLAFTYALINGEVIRVMVLFYLLPVWGVLGGKFFLREGVDLWRWLGAALAVTGAFVILGGFDALGGAPSWIDLIALLSGLLFAMNNLVFRAAAAVPVASKITVMFYGCLILAGALLGLGVEQLPYDLAPEAWLALAAYAVLWLLLANIGSQWGVTHMEAGRSSIIIIMELITAVISATLIAGERMDAMEMIGGVLILAAALIEALRTKEDDLPETTI